AAAGCTCCGGACGTGAAGCTCGCGGTGGCGCGGTTGCTGAGCTGCGGCGGCGCGGGCAGCGACGTGACGGTTGCGCCGAAGGTCACGGTGACGGAAGCGCCGGGGGCAATCGTGCCCAAAGCGATGCTTAACGGATTGTCGGAAGGACGCGAGACGCCGTCCACCGTAACGGATCCCGCATTGAATACGGCCCCTGCGGGAACCGGATCCGAGACGACGACATTATTGACGTTCGCGATACCGTCGTTCGTCACGACGAGCGTATACACGATCGTTTCGCCGAACGCAGCGTCGGTAGAGGCCGTCGATTTCACTACGCTCACGTTCGGCGACGAAACGGGAATGGCGACGGGGTTGGATGCCGCGGAACCGCTGAGCGTGCGTCCGTCGGGCAGCGTGAACGAATAAGCCGCGGAAGCTTGGTTGACGAGCTGCTGGTTCACCGGCAAGGAGTCGATCACTACCGAGAACGTGACAACCGCAGTCGCGGAGACGCTGCCAAGCGGTATGCCCGCCGACGGATCGGCTCCGGCCGCGGGGAACCCGTTGACCAAGACGCTGTTGGGCACGAACGAGGCGCCCGCCGGGATCGTATCGGTCAGCGTCACCGTCGCCGGGAAGTTGCCCGTATTGCTGATCGAGACCGTATAAACGACCGTGTCCCCGACGGTCGCGATTGCCGTATTGGCGGATTTGACGGCGGCGATCATCGGCTGGTAGACCGGGGTTCCGATCGCGTTCGAGAAGGTAACCCCGGAGAAGGTGCCGGACGTGAAGCTCACCGTCGACTGGTTATTCAGGACGGGCGGCGACGGAAGCGACGAGACCGTAACGTCAAAGACGACATTGACGGCTGCGCCGGGAGTGATCGTTCCGACGGAAACGCCGGATGCCGGATTGGCGGCGGGGCGGGAGACGCCGTCTACCTGAACGGAGCCGGACACGAAAACCGTTCCCGAAGGGATCGGATCGGTAAAGATGACGCTGCTGATGTTCGCGATACCGTTATTAGTAATCGTCGTCGTATACGTGATGACGTCGCCGACGGCCGCGGCGGTCGAAGGCGTGCTTTTAACGGCGGCCACGTTCGGCGCGGATACCGGGATGACCACCGTATTCGAGGCGGCCGAGCCGGTTAGCGTGCGCCCGTCCGGCAGCGTGAAAGCGAAGGCGGCCGCAGCTTGATTCACGAGCTGCTGCGGCGACGGCAGCGTATCGATCACGACGGAGAACGTCACGGTCAAGCTGGCGCCGGGGGAGAGGGAGCCGGCGTTGATTCCGGCCGCCGGATCGGCGCCGGGCTGCGGCACATTGTTGACCAGCACGCTGTTGGGCTGAAAGCTCGTTCCGGCCGGTATCGTGTCCGTCAGCGTAATTTGTGCCGCATAGTTGCCGGTATTGCTGACGACAACCCGGTAAGCGATCGTATCGCCCACCGTGGCGTTGGCCGAATCCGCGCTCTTCGCCGCGGAGATGACCGGCTGAAATACCGGGGTTGCGACCGTATTGGAGTAGGTCGTGCCGGAAAACGCCCCGGAGGTGAAGCTGACCGCCGCTTCATTGTTGATGACGGCGGGGTCGGGGATGGATTGGACGAGAATGCGGTAGGCGACGACCGAAGTGCCGGAAGGTTCGATCGTTCCGAGCGCGATCCCCGTTGCCGGATCGGCCGCCGGCAACGGCGTTCCGTTAACGGTAACGCTGCCGGCCGCAAGCAGGGTTCCGGAGGGAATCGGATCGGTTAGAATCGCATTGCCGACCGCCGCGATCCCGTTATTGACGACCGTAATCGTATAGTCGATCGTGTCGCCGACCGCCACCGATACGGACGGTGTCGATTTGGTGACGTCGATATCGGGTGCGGATACGGGAAACGTAACCGTATTGGAAACGGCGGTGCCGGACAGCGTCCTGCCGTCCGGCGGGATATACGTAAACGCCGCATTGGCCGCATTGCTGAGCTGCTGCGGCGATGGCAGCGAGGTAACCACGACCTCGAAGGTCGTCGTTATGCTTGCCCCGGCTGCGAGCGTGCCGAGCGCAATACCCGTGACGGGCGATACGCCCGGCTGGGGAACGCCTCCGACATTGACCGTGTTCGGCGAGAACGTCGTTCCGTCCGGAATCGTATCGAACAGCGTGACATTCGCTTCCAGATTGCCCGCATTGCTGGCGGTGACCGTATAGGTAATCGTATCTCCGACGCTCGCGTTGCTCGTACTCGAGCTCTTCGTCAATGCGATTTGCGGCTGAACGACCGGAGTCGATGTGACATTGGAAATCGAAGAACCGGAGAAAGTACCGGAGGTAAAGCTGACCGTCGACTGGTTGTTGATTTGCGATGGTATCGGCATGGTTATCTCCACCTCGAATGTAACGGTAACCGTAGCCGCCGGTGCTAAGGTACCGATTAAAATGCCGTTCGTCGGATTGGCGGCCGGCCGGGAGATGCCGTCCACCAATACGCTTCCGGGAATAAAGGCCGTATTCTCGGCCGGCAGGTCGCTGAGAACCGCGTGATTGACATTCGCAATGCCGTTGTTCGCAATGACAATCGTATACGTGAGCGTATCGCCGGCAACGACGGCAGCCGGGCTCGCGTTCTTCGTCACGCCGACATTCGGTGTGGATACGGGTATCGACAGCGCGTTGGATTCGCCCGGGAGCTCCAGCATCCTGCCGTCGGGCAGCGTATAGCGGATCTGCGCCGATGCCCGGTTCACCAGCTGCTGCGATGCGGGAAGCGATGTGACCGTAGACACGAAGCTGACGGTGACGGACTCGCCGGGATCGATAGGCCCGACGGGAATTCCCGTTACGGGACTAAGGCCCGGTGCCGGCGTGCCGCCGATGATGACGCTGTTCGCGTCGAAGGCCGCCCCGTCCGGAATGTTGTCCGTCAAATCCAGCGCCGCCGCGATATTGCCGGTATTGGTTATCTGAAACGAATAGCTGAACGTGTCTCCCACGGTCGCATTCACGGTGCTCGCACGTTTGAAAATCCCGATGACCGGCTGGTACACAGGCGTAACGACCTCATCGGACACCGACAATCCGCTGAACGCTCCCGACCGGTAAGCCGCGTTCGCCCGATTGCTGAGCCGGGCAGGACTGGGGAGCGATACGACGGTTATCTCGAAGGTGATCGTGACCGAGACCGCCGGCCCAAGCGTTCCGAGAACGATACCCGTATCGGGATGGGCATGGATCACCGGAGTCCCGTTCACGGTCACGCTGCCGGGCACGAAGGCCGCCCCGGAAGGGACCGGGTCGGAAACGACCGCGTCGGTGACGGGGCCGGCGCCGGTGTTGGCCGCAACAATCGTATAGGTCAGCACATCGCCCAAAGCCGCTGCCGTCCGGTTGACGCTTTTGGTAACCGTCACATTGGGAGCGGACGCCGGAAGGCTCAGCGAGTTGGAGCTGACGGAGCCGGTCAGGCTGCGGCCGCTTGGGAGCTGGTACGTATAATTGCCGGTCGCCTGATCGACGAGCGCGGGCGGAGACGGAACCGAATTCAGTACGGTCTGGAACGTGACGACAACCGATCCGCCCGGAGCTACCGCTCCCGCGGAGATGCCGGTCAGGGGAGAGCTGCCCGGCTGCGGGACGCCGCCGACGGTCACGCTGCCATCCACGAAGGCTGTGCCGGACGGGATGTTGTCCAGCAACGTCAGCTGTGCGGCGAGATTGCCGGTATTCCCGATCTGCAGCGAATACGTAACCGTATCTCCTGCAACGACATGGGACACGTCCGCGCTCTTGACGATGCCGATGATCGGCTGATATACCGGGGTTATCGCGGCATTGGAGATCGAAAGGCCCGAGAACGTTCCGGAACTGTAAGATACCGTCGCTTGATTGGACAGCTGGGCAGGGCTGGGCAGCGATGTAATCAGAAGCTGGAATGCAACCGTAACGGAGCCCCCCGGGGCGATCGTTCCGACCGCAGCGCCGCCGGCCGGGACGGCGGAGGGCCTGCTGACGCCGTCAACCGTCACGCTGCCGGCTACGAAGGAAGCGCCGGCCGGGACCGGATCGGTGAAGACGACATTGCCGATCGCCGCCGCGCTGCTGTTCGTGATAACCGATGTGTACGTCACGGTCTCGCCTACAGCCGCGTCCTCCGCGTTCGCGTTTTTGACCACCCCGACACTCGGCAGGGAAACCGGAACCGAGAGCGTATTCGACACGGCCGAGCCCGGGACCGTCCGGCCGTCGGGCGGCTGAAACGTATAGACGGCCGTCGCCTGGTTGACAAGCCGGGGCGGAGACGGCAGCGAATTGACGAGCACCTGGAACGTTACGGCAGCCGCTGCGCCCGCAGCTACCGTGCCGATGGCGACGCCGGCCGCCGGATTGGCGCCCGGCACGGGAACCCCGTTCACGGTAAAGCTGCCGGGCACGAAGGAGCTGCCGGCCGGAATGGGATCCGTTATTGCGGCTGCGGCCCCGATATTGCCGGCATTGCCGACCAGCAGCGTATAGGTCACGATATTGCCGACCGTTGCATTGGCGGTATCGGCGGATTTCGCAACCGAAATAATCGGCGAATACACCGGCGTCGTCACCCCGTTGGACGGAATGACGCCGGATATGACCGGCCCGCCGGCGACGCTCTGGAAGGTGAAGGCCGCGTTCGCCGTATTGGCCAGCTGCTGCGGATTGGGGACGCCGGTGACGTTGACCCGGTATGTAACGGTGACGGCGCTGCCCAGATTCAAGCCTCCAAGCGGCGCCCCCGCCGTTATATCGAATGTCGGCCTGGCGACCCCGGCGACGACGACGCTGCCCGGCACGAAAGCGGAGCCCGCCGGCAGCGCGTCGGAGAGTACGACGCTGGCAGCGTTGGCCGTCCCGGTATTGCGGACGGTGACCGTATACGTAATCGTGTCCCCGGCGATGACGCCGGCCGCGCTCGCGCTCTTGGTCACTTGGATGGACGGCGCGTTAATGTTGACCTGGATTCCGTTTGCGTTGACGAGATACGCATCGCCCGACGTAGTCAGGCTGAGCACGGCGGACGACTGATTGTTGGCCAGCATCGCCGATATATTGACGTTGGTAATGTCCCAGCCCTGTCTGCCCCCGGAAATATTCGTGCCGGGCGAGCCGTTGATCTGATTGCGGTTCCCGAAGGTGCCGGTTGTATCCAATTGACCGGCGTCATTATTGATTTGCGACGCGAAAAAATTGTTCGCGAAGTTATTCGGCCCCGACAAAGCCGTCAGCGAAGCGGCGGTAGGCCCGAACAACGCCTGATCGCCGGAACGGTTCGCATCTCCTTCCTGCGCGCTGAACAAAGCTCTGCCGCCGAGAGCGCCGGATACCGGCGTCGCAAAGCCGGTAATCGTCGTATTGACCGGGGGGGACGCCGCCTGCACGAGCACGCCTCCGACGCGAATGGACATATTGCGAAAAGGCAGGGACGGATTCTGGTAAATGACAGCCAGCGTCCACCCGGCATGGTTTGCGGTCGAATCGCCCGGAATGACGATCGTTCCGACAACGGCGCCGGTCCGGTAAACCCCTCCCATCCCCTGCTGGACCAATGCGGTCACATTGGCGGAACGGACGTAGGCCGAGGCCCCGTTGCCCAGATTAAACTGCTGGGCGGTCGACGCATCCGGCGTCACGCTGGATGCGGCGGCCGGTGTCGTAAACGTGACGGGGTTGTTGATGTCGGCCGAAAGATTGACGTTTCCGTTGATGTAAGAGCCGCCCCAGATCAGCTCCGCATACAGAACCGTGCTTCCTGACGGCAGTACCAACGTCGCCGCCGAGCCGTTGTTCGGGTATAAATTCGTCGTCCCGCTCGGATACGTGCCGAAACTCGAAGAACTATTGGTTGTGATGAAGGCGCCGATGCTGTCCTGCGTCCCGGGCTGTCCCGCGTTGTCCGAACGGCTGAGACCGAGCGTATTGCCCGTGAACGTGATGGCGCCGGTTGCGTTGACCGCAGCTCGAACCAGAAGAGGAATGCATTTCACCCCCCTTAAGCGTAGTGGCAGGGGATACGTTCAGACTCCGTTTTTTTCCAATCATTCGATTGTATGAAACGGGTCGAATAAACTTGTATGTCCGCAGGCTAAAAACATCCGCACCCGTACTAAAGCTGCCGGGAGCTGTCCGGAGGGGAAGTCCGGTAATTTGCCGCGCAGGCGGGTTCGATATACGATTGGCTGCTCATTCGGACAAGCTCCTCGTTCGTTATGCCGTGTTTAACCGCGACAAAATGATACATGATTTCGTGGACGACGTTCATTTCCAGACCGGGAAGCATTTCCAGCTCCTCGCGATTATAGAGCGGCGGCTCGTAAGGCGGATAATAGAACAATTCCATGCGCAGCAGACGAAAATCGAAGGGCGGCTCGTGATCGTCGTAACCGGGCAGCTCGGGACAGCGGGCTCCGCTCGGAGGCTGAAAAAAATTCGGGGTGAAATACCTCGGCGTATACAGGTCGAATTTTTGCCGGAAAAACGGATTCGACATATGCGCGAAGCTGTGGGCGAACGGCGCAAGGATGCAGACGACCGCCTTGTGGGTGCACATGCGGTAAATATCCGCCATGACCGCGAATAGGTCGCGCACGTAAGGAAGAGAGCGGCTTGCCATGACAAATTCGACCGAATCATCGGGCAGCGGAATCGGGTAGTTCATATCGAAAATCAAATCCACGCCCGGCAAATTGCGGCGGTCGATGCCGAAAAATCCCGGCGTCTTCTCCGTTCCGCAGCCAAGATCAATGTTCACAGAATCACTCCCCCGTCATTTGATAGGCCTTTCATCCCCAGTTTATTGCGGACGGCAGGCGCGGGACTCGGCCATTCACCCAGCTTCAGGAAGGTGAAGTGAAACGCAGGTCTTTACGCTTTACGGGCTCCGGGAGCGGGCGTATAGTGAAAGTGTAATTTCCGTCCGGATGCCCGAACCGGACGCTGGCGAAGGGTGGGGGGGCGAGATGTTTACGCTCGAGGAAAAACGGTATTTGTTGAAAATACTGAAACGGGAAGGTTGGATGAGGCTTTTCCGATTCGGCCGGAAAGACGCGGCGCGCGCCAGGCTCGTGGAAAAGCTGGAGCAGATGATCCGCAACGAAAGCGTGAACCGGGACTTTCTGTAGCCCCGGATCGATAAAACGACGAAGGAATGGTGAACCCTAGTGGAACAACGATACGCCAAGGAATCGCGCTGCTACAAGACGTCCCGCATTTTCCCGCCCGATGTGAATAACCACAATACGCTGTTCGGGGGCAAGCTGATGTCGTACATCGACGATATCGCCTCGATTGCGGCGTGGAAGCACTGCCGGAACTCCGTGGTAACCGCCTCGACGGATTCCGTCGATTTCCTGCACCCGATCCGGCCGACCGACTCGGTGTGCCTGGAATCGTTCGTCACCTGGACCGGCACGAGCTCGATGGAGGTGTTCGTCAAGGTCATCACGGAGGATCTCAAGACGAGCGAGCGAAAAATCGCGGCGACCTCGTTTCTGACGTTTGTCGCGCTGGACGACGACAACAAGCCGGTCCGGGTGCCCAAAGTCGTGCCGGAGACCGAGGAGGAGAAGCATCTCCACGAGACGGCGGTCGCGCGGGCCGAGCGCCGCAAGCAGCGAAGGGCGGAAAGCGCCAAATTCGCGCATGTCCTGACGGTCGATTTCCCCTGGGAATGAACGCCGGAAAACGGCCGAAAGCCGGGGGAGGCGGCCTGTCTCGACGGGTGATTGAACATTTTAATCGGGAATGAAACATTTTTTTATACCCGGATAATGACGAAATATGATACATTATTAAATAAATAAGACGTCTTATTGGCTGAGATTCCATTCCATGAAGAGACATACATAAGGAAGTGATTGGCATTAGACTGTCCGTGCGGCAAAACGAAATCGTCCGGCTGGTTAACCGGCACGCCCCGATTACCGGCGATCAGCTGGCGGAAATGATGGGCGTCAGCAAGCCGACGCTGCGCGCGGATTTGTCGCTGCTCGTCATGCTGGGGATGCTCGAAGCAAAGCCCAAGGTCGGCTATTTCCCCGGCGGCGACGGCTCTCCGCCGGATTCGGCGATGCGCAAATGGAACGAAGCGCGTGTCAAGGACGTGCAGGGGTTGCCGGTAAACGTATCGGAATCCGCTTCGGTGCACGATGCGGTCGTCACGCTGTTTACGGGCAATGCGGAGGCGCTGGCCGTCGTGGACGAGAACCGGCATTTCGTCGGCGTCGTCACCCCGAAGGATCTGCTCAAAATCACGCTCGGCGGCGCGAATTCCGCGGCT
This genomic window from Paenibacillus humicola contains:
- a CDS encoding DUF7507 domain-containing protein yields the protein MKCIPLLVRAAVNATGAITFTGNTLGLSRSDNAGQPGTQDSIGAFITTNSSSSFGTYPSGTTNLYPNNGSAATLVLPSGSTVLYAELIWGGSYINGNVNLSADINNPVTFTTPAAASSVTPDASTAQQFNLGNGASAYVRSANVTALVQQGMGGVYRTGAVVGTIVIPGDSTANHAGWTLAVIYQNPSLPFRNMSIRVGGVLVQAASPPVNTTITGFATPVSGALGGRALFSAQEGDANRSGDQALFGPTAASLTALSGPNNFANNFFASQINNDAGQLDTTGTFGNRNQINGSPGTNISGGRQGWDITNVNISAMLANNQSSAVLSLTTSGDAYLVNANGIQVNINAPSIQVTKSASAAGVIAGDTITYTVTVRNTGTANAASVVLSDALPAGSAFVPGSVVVAGVARPTFDITAGAPLGGLNLGSAVTVTYRVNVTGVPNPQQLANTANAAFTFQSVAGGPVISGVIPSNGVTTPVYSPIISVAKSADTANATVGNIVTYTLLVGNAGNIGAAAAITDPIPAGSSFVPGSFTVNGVPVPGANPAAGVAIGTVAAGAAAAVTFQVLVNSLPSPPRLVNQATAVYTFQPPDGRTVPGSAVSNTLSVPVSLPSVGVVKNANAEDAAVGETVTYTSVITNSSAAAIGNVVFTDPVPAGASFVAGSVTVDGVSRPSAVPAGGAAVGTIAPGGSVTVAFQLLITSLPSPAQLSNQATVSYSSGTFSGLSISNAAITPVYQPIIGIVKSADVSHVVAGDTVTYSLQIGNTGNLAAQLTLLDNIPSGTAFVDGSVTVGGVPQPGSSPLTGISAGAVAPGGSVVVTFQTVLNSVPSPPALVDQATGNYTYQLPSGRSLTGSVSSNSLSLPASAPNVTVTKSVNRTAAALGDVLTYTIVAANTGAGPVTDAVVSDPVPSGAAFVPGSVTVNGTPVIHAHPDTGIVLGTLGPAVSVTITFEITVVSLPSPARLSNRANAAYRSGAFSGLSVSDEVVTPVYQPVIGIFKRASTVNATVGDTFSYSFQITNTGNIAAALDLTDNIPDGAAFDANSVIIGGTPAPGLSPVTGIPVGPIDPGESVTVSFVSTVTSLPASQQLVNRASAQIRYTLPDGRMLELPGESNALSIPVSTPNVGVTKNASPAAVVAGDTLTYTIVIANNGIANVNHAVLSDLPAENTAFIPGSVLVDGISRPAANPTNGILIGTLAPAATVTVTFEVEITMPIPSQINNQSTVSFTSGTFSGSSISNVTSTPVVQPQIALTKSSSTSNASVGDTITYTVTASNAGNLEANVTLFDTIPDGTTFSPNTVNVGGVPQPGVSPVTGIALGTLAAGASITTTFEVVVTSLPSPQQLSNAANAAFTYIPPDGRTLSGTAVSNTVTFPVSAPDIDVTKSTPSVSVAVGDTIDYTITVVNNGIAAVGNAILTDPIPSGTLLAAGSVTVNGTPLPAADPATGIALGTIEPSGTSVVAYRILVQSIPDPAVINNEAAVSFTSGAFSGTTYSNTVATPVFQPVISAAKSADSANATVGDTIAYRVVVSNTGNYAAQITLTDTIPAGTSFQPNSVLVNNVPQPGADPAAGINAGSLSPGASLTVTFSVVIDTLPSPQQLVNQAAAAFAFTLPDGRTLTGSAASNTVVIPVSAPNVAAVKSTPSTAAAVGDVITYTTTITNNGIANISSVIFTDPIPSGTVFVSGSVQVDGVSRPAANPASGVSVGTITPGAAVNVVFDVTVSSLPSPPVLNNQSTVSFTSGTFSGVTFSNAIGTPVYQPMIAAVKSANTAIATVGDTVVYTVSISNTGNFPATVTLTDTIPAGASFVPNSVLVNGFPAAGADPSAGIPLGSVSATAVVTFSVVIDSLPVNQQLVNQASAAYSFTLPDGRTLSGSAASNPVAIPVSSPNVSVVKSTASTDAAFGETIVYTLVVTNDGIANVNNVVVSDPVPAGAVFNAGSVTVDGVSRPSDNPLSIALGTIAPGASVTVTFGATVTSLPAPPQLSNRATASFTSGAFSGSSFSNTLNTPVYQAIIEVLKSASTANATVGDTIAYFFQLSNAGNIAAQVTLFDNIPTGTEFVPNSVIINGVPQPGTDPVTGIPVGLVAPGASVSVLVTLQVTVDALPSPQQLVNRATANFTFTPPDGAARTGSVQSNSLVIPVSAPDVSVVKSTPAIDAVVGDIITYMIVVTNNGIAAVNNVVLVDPVPVGSVFAAGSVTVDGAPRPAASPDTGVTIGSIPAGGSSTVTFQVEVVEA
- a CDS encoding acyl-CoA thioesterase, whose product is MEQRYAKESRCYKTSRIFPPDVNNHNTLFGGKLMSYIDDIASIAAWKHCRNSVVTASTDSVDFLHPIRPTDSVCLESFVTWTGTSSMEVFVKVITEDLKTSERKIAATSFLTFVALDDDNKPVRVPKVVPETEEEKHLHETAVARAERRKQRRAESAKFAHVLTVDFPWE
- a CDS encoding CBS domain-containing protein, whose translation is MIGIRLSVRQNEIVRLVNRHAPITGDQLAEMMGVSKPTLRADLSLLVMLGMLEAKPKVGYFPGGDGSPPDSAMRKWNEARVKDVQGLPVNVSESASVHDAVVTLFTGNAEALAVVDENRHFVGVVTPKDLLKITLGGANSAAIPVSMAMHRLPAIARVAPDQPLLEAVGKMLAHELDGLPVVVPCADSPPGRCEVTGWISKTNILRWLTE